In Bacteroidota bacterium, the DNA window TTTCGTGGCCGAAGAGTTCGCTCTCGATCAGATCGCGCGGAATCGCAGCACAGTTCACTTCGATGAACGGCATCTCGGCTCGGCGCGAGCCTTTGTGAATGCCGCGGGCGACGAGCTCCTTGCCCGATCCGTTCTCGCCGGTAATAAGTACCCGTGCTTCCGTCGGAGCGACACGTTCGATCATGGATCGGATGTTGCGCATCGCAGCCGAATTGCCGAGCATATTCTCGCGTCCTTGCAGGCGCTCGCGCATGATGCGAACCTGCGTTTCGAGATGCTTCTTCTCGGTAGCGTTACGAACGATGAGCAATAACTTTTCCCGATCCGGCGGCTTCTCGACAAAATCGAACGCGCCGAGCTTCGTCGCTTCGACCGCGGTTTCGATCGTTCCGTGACCGCTGATCATGATCACCGGCACATCGGAGCGTATCTCGCGAATGCGCTGCAACGTTTCGAGACCGTCCATGCCCGGCATCTTGACATCGAGGATGATGCAATCGACCGGTGTCCCATCGTTGATAATCTTGAGGCCGTCCGAACCCGACTCGGCGGTCAGCACCGAGTGTTTTTCGTATTCGAAGATCCACGCAAGTGTATCGCGGATCCCCGCTTCGTCATCGATAATGAGGATGTGCGCCATGTAGGAAGATGTGTCGTAGCGAACCCTTACTACAATGCTGAGGACTGTTTAGTTTTCTATACAGCGAAATAGGCTAATATCGCTTATAAGGGGTTGATATATAGCGCGATGCGTCGGCATGCGAGCCGGAGACATCTTTCATTTGCATTACCCGGTTATACATCATCAATGCATTTTTCCGATCGCCGCGAACGTCGTACGCCTCCCCCATCAAGAGCTCCGACTTCGCAATCCACCACGTCACTTCGTCCGGGGTAACTTTGCGAGACAACAAATTGCTATTATAGAGATAATACAACGCCGAATCAATGTTTCCGCCCGAGCGATACAAGAATCCTTGTCCGATGAAGTACATCGCTTCGCGAGCCTGCTTGATCCCGTAGCCTTCGCGTTGTTCGCGCGCCCGTGAGAGCATCACCCGATACGTTGAATCGTACTGCGGCAACTGACCGAGACTCACCTGGCAGAACCCCAGATAATGCAGGAAGGTCGAGTTATTCGGATACTTCGCGGCGAGGATTTGCGCGTACTTCATCGCGTTGTAGTAGTCGCGCTGATAGACATAATAGATCTTCAGCAGTTCGTACATCGCTTCGGTTCGGGAGTACGTCGCATTCTGCGCAGCGTACTCAAGCATCTGTATGCCGATGCTCTTGCTGCCGGTCGCGAACATGCTGATGATCGGCGCGAGCGCCGGGTAGTCTTCCTTCTCGGCCTCAACGTAAAAGTTATACAGCCCACGGCCGAACATCACATCGCCATTCGACGGGATATGTTCTTCCAGCCGGTTGAGGTACTCGACGCCCTGCTTTGCATCGCTCAGCAGTAGATCAATCGCGTCTTCCCACTTCGGGCGAATCGCAAAAATGCGCGCATGCATGCCGAGCGCAGCGCCTTTGTAAAACAATCCGGCCAAGTCGAACTCATTGGAATCGAGCAGCGCCGTAGCGCGCGCGAGCGACTGGTACAATTGCTCGGTGTATGCTTTGTCGTAATTCGTATTGTCAGGATTGGTGACAGCACGCCAGAAGTTCACCATTGCCTTGTAGAAGAACCCCGACGGATGCTGCGGTGCTTCGGAAATCACGGAGTCGAACGTCCGGTCCGCAGCGTCGTACTCCATGTTATAAGTCAGTTCGATCCCTCGGTGAATCTGCTGGTCGATAAGTCCCGATTGAAGGATCCACTGCGACGACGCCGTCTGTACGACGGTCAAGACGAGTGCTGCCGAAATGCCGAACCTCAGGAATGTACGTCTGCTCATAGATAATAGAGTTCAACGGGACACTACGCAAAAGCCGTTCCAGAGTTCTCGGGGATACATGCGGAGCCGCTATTCAACGTCGGGTTTCGATGCTACACCCACACCTGAACTCAATAGCGTACAGAAATGAGAACCGATTAACCGAGGAAATGCACTTTGACGATATTGGTACTTGAGATCTGGAAGATGGGGTGCCCCGCCGTAAGCACGACATACCCTGTCTGCGGAATCAGATCGTGTTGCTGCGCCGACTCCACCATATAGTTCAGCGTATCGTCGAAACTCTGCACGCGTTCGAGCTTGAGGGGGATCACGCCACGATAGAATGCCATGCGACGCAATGATGCATCTTCGGTGCTCATGCCGATGATTGGTTTGGAAAACCGATACTTCGAGACAAACCGAACGCTTCGGCCAGAGAGCGTCGCGCAGATAATAGCATGCGAGGACACTTCCTCTGCCAGGACACAGGCAGCTCTGGCAACCGAATCGACCGCCTCAAGCGAGATATCCGACGCGGGCGCATACGTACTGCGCTTGCGCACGAAGCCGGAGCGTTCGGCCTGCAATGCAATCTCGCGCATCGTACGAACGACTTCGATCGGGAATGCCCCCACGCTCGTCTCGGCCGAGAGCATCACGCAATCCGAACCGTCGAACACCGCATTTGCAACGTCACTCGCTTCGGCACGGGTCGGGCGCGGATGATTGATCATCGACTCGAGCATCTGCGTAGCCGTGATGACCGGGATACCACGTTCGTTGGCCAGATCAATGATCCGCTTCTGTACCGGCGGTACTTGTTCGAGCGGCATCTCGACGCCGAGATCGCCACGTGCGACCATAATCATATCCGCAACATCGAGAATCGTCTCGATATGATCGACCGCCTCCGGCTTTTCGATCTTCGCAATGATCGGAATATCCGAACGTCGCAGTTCCGTCTGGAGCATGTGCTTGAGCTGTAGCACATCCCCCGCTCTGCGAACAAACGAAAGAGCGAGGGCGTCGACGCCGATCTCGCTGACGGCATAGCGCGCGAGTTCGCGGTCATGGTCAGTCAGCGCCGGAATACGAAGCTTCGTTCGCGGGAAGTTGATCCCTTTATGGCTTTTGAGAATACCGCCGTTTTTCACTCGCGTGCGGATCTCCGTCTTCGAGATGATCTCGTCGACGTATAAAATGATTGCGCCGTCATCGAGCAAGATCGGATCGTTAACAGACGTATCCTCGCCGAGATGCGGATAGCTTGTGGTGATCGTCTCCGATGTCGTCTTCCCTTCCGGGTCGAATGTAAGGACGGGGTGCGAGTCCGCAGTGATCTCCACGCCGTCTGCTTGTGCAGTTTCTCCAGTTCTGAGTTTCGGACCGGGCAGATCGCCGAGGATGGCGATATGCTCGCCAAGTCTGGCGCTAACCGCTCTGATCTTCTTTGCCGTTTCAAGATGCTCTTCCGGAGTCGAATGGGAAAAATTGAGCCGGGCGATGTTCATTCCGGCCCGGATTAGCTGCTCGATTGTTTCCTCGGAGTTGACGGCTGGGCCGAATGTGGCAATGATCTTCGTTTTCGGGCGTTCCTGCATAGGGCAAAAATACGGCCAACAGTGCGCTCAATCAGGCAAAATCGAGGAATTTTGCGACTTACGAAAAAAAAATGTGTACGTAGTGAAACAGCGAAGCCTCACCCCGTGTCGCTCAAGAAAGGATATTTGTGATAACACGCTTTAGAGCAGACAGGCGGATATCTCATTTCCCTTTGTAACCAGAGGAAGACACCGTTACAGCTTGCTACCCTAATTATGGGGAAATAACAGCCGTTCACTAATCGATTAATCATT includes these proteins:
- the pyk gene encoding pyruvate kinase, with amino-acid sequence MQERPKTKIIATFGPAVNSEETIEQLIRAGMNIARLNFSHSTPEEHLETAKKIRAVSARLGEHIAILGDLPGPKLRTGETAQADGVEITADSHPVLTFDPEGKTTSETITTSYPHLGEDTSVNDPILLDDGAIILYVDEIISKTEIRTRVKNGGILKSHKGINFPRTKLRIPALTDHDRELARYAVSEIGVDALALSFVRRAGDVLQLKHMLQTELRRSDIPIIAKIEKPEAVDHIETILDVADMIMVARGDLGVEMPLEQVPPVQKRIIDLANERGIPVITATQMLESMINHPRPTRAEASDVANAVFDGSDCVMLSAETSVGAFPIEVVRTMREIALQAERSGFVRKRSTYAPASDISLEAVDSVARAACVLAEEVSSHAIICATLSGRSVRFVSKYRFSKPIIGMSTEDASLRRMAFYRGVIPLKLERVQSFDDTLNYMVESAQQHDLIPQTGYVVLTAGHPIFQISSTNIVKVHFLG